aaatgaagtaaaaatatGAAACCAATAGAATATAAGTAGAAGTAAATGAAGGTAGATAAGAACCGTAAGGATAaagaaacaaatgtatttgtgcacatttgttttattttatagacAATTTGGTATATTTGCTGTCTCACTTCGGCTTCTTTCCTTTATGCTGAGTGGACGCTCGTTCCAATGATGGCTAAAATATTCCAGTGACTATTTTTTGTGCGCAGGTCTCTGCTGAACGAGCTTGAGCTGAAGCAGCTGGAGGAGTCGTGCGACATGGCTCTGGAGCTGAACCAATCCAAGCACAGGATCTACGAGTACGTGGAGTCCAGGATGTCGTTCATCGCCCCCAATCTCTCCATCATCGTCGGCGCGTCCACTGCCGCCAAGCTCATGGGTCAGCCTCCTTCCTCCCTTTCTGcgcttctttttcttctgttcTGGCCACTTCACACCCCTCTTACCTCAGGTATCGCCGGAGGTCTCACCAACCTGTCCAAGATGCCCGCCTGCAACCTGATGCTGCTGGGAGCTCAGAGGAGAACGCTGTCCGGCTTCAGCAGCACCTCGCTGCTCCCTCACACGGGCTTCATCTACCACTGCGATGTGGTGCAGACGCTACCACCCGTAAGCAATGGTCGCTCTTGAAATAAAGGTTTAGGCCTGCAAGCCCggtaaaaataacaatacaaaatgcaCGATGTTAAACCTTTAATTAGGTGTTTCCCCGCTATATTGCGGCAAATGACGacctcacatttatttttaaagcaatCTTTTACTCAGTGTTTTTACAGTCAATCCGCATGTAATTGAAGCCtgccccttaaaattttcatcatcaactgtagatgccacaagatggcggccaagcactacttttgtctaaatgattgtcctcaactcacttcaacatttcCTTGGTGCCAAGATGGCATcgaagcactacttttgtctagaGCTCTGCAACTCAGggcaacatagttccttggtaccaaGATGCTGCAAGGTGGGAGCatagcactacttttgtccaaataaagctcctcaactcacttcaacggAGTTCCTTGGAAcccagatggtgccaaagctcTTCTTTTGTCTGTATGAAGCGCCTCAACACATGTCATTTCTGGGTACCAAGTTGCCACAATTTGGCACCAAAGCACTCCTTTTTATCAAAATGAAagtcctcaactcactttattCCATTTAGTTGGTACCAAGATGGTGCCAGAGCAATACACTGAACCCCTTCAtatttgtggtttggcattcacaaatttgccTAATCACAGATTTTGGGGAGGGAACCTCCTTctgttatttgtttaaaaaaaacttgcttaTTCGCTatttgtgctcaagccaaaacCACGTCTAATATAAAACTATTGCTTTTGGTGCCATTTAATGACATGCTGGTGCCCAgtacctacagtatattgacGTGAtctggaggagcttcatttcgtcAGGCCATAGGCTTTGTCTAAAAGAAAATAAGTGGTGGGCGTTTAATGCCTGAgcacataaaaagaaaatagattaGTTTTTCAGtcaataacaaaaaatagatgagcaaaaacattttgtatacGGTGTCTCTATATCGCATATTTTCACCTCTTTCGGGTTGGTCTGGATTGTATTGCCGGCGATAAATAGGCTTCACTTTAGCTTTTGTTTCTTGTCTCCAGGACCTGAGGAGGAAAGCGGCCCGTCTGGTGTCTGCAAAGTGCACGCTGGCCTCAAGAGTGGACAGTTTTCATGAGAGCTCTGACGGCAAGGTGAGCAGGGACAATTGTACTGAGcacacaagagctgtatcagaaAGTCTGCCTTTATGACATGTTTCTGCAAATAGTGGACACgcgaggggagggggggggggggtgtctgtTACTGGGTAAaaagatttatagaaatataaGGCCCTCATACTCTTAAAAAAGGACACTTTGTGCAGGTGGGTTACGACCTGAAAGAAGAAATTGAGAGGAAGTTCGACAAGTGGCAGGAGCCTCCACCCGTCAAGCAGGTCAAACCTCTGCCCGCTCCCCTGGACGGGCAGAGGAAGAAAAGAGGAGGCAGGAGGTACACACGCAAACCCACACCTAATATAGAAGAGTCATTTTATTCTCTTTAAAGCTGCATGATGTCGTCGATATCCACTGTGTCCATTTCAAGCCTCCGTGTCTTTGTGTGAAGGTACCGAAAGATGAAAGAGCGTCTGGGCCTCACTGAGATCAGGAAACACGCCAACAGGATGACCTTTGCGGAGGTACGCCAACACGCGTCCGCCATCTTTATCACACGCCTCCTAGGGTTTATTTTCGCGCTCCTGCTTCATGAGCGAGGTTCGTTTTCGTTGTCGTGCGGCAGATAGAAGACGACGCGTACCAGGAGGACCTGGGCTTCAGTCTGGGTCAGCTGGGGAAGAGCGGCAGCGGACGCGTCAGGCAGGCACAGGTCAACGACGCCACCAAGGCCAGAATCTCCAAATCCCTCCAGGTAAGGGCAGCAGCCAAGCCTTACAACGTCAACATGGCATTTCAAAATGGgaaatctttttttctacatCACCAATATCTCATTGAAGTAGatgcagagtaaaaaaaaaatagagctcCAAAAAGATgtacatagtttttttttttccttcttaattttttggttcattgtggctgtacaatgaaaaaataacGATTTTACCATTTTACTTATTACCATTTTTATCcaagacacaaacaaaaaatctcTACATTTCTCTCTACATGAAATCTACATGTTTTATTAAATATCGcatatttgcaaataaataagttaactattgaaaaacaaagtaaaGTAAACCGACGGACCCTGTGAAGCTGCATGAATGCTGCAATAGAATGGAAACCGGTTTGGACAGCAATAAGCTCACCAGAGGCCTTTAAGTGTGTTTAtaaatgtgtgttgtgtgcacgtgtgtttgtGGATGGTTTATTAGTGTATTCTGCGTGTGTATTTGAAGTGTTttgtgtgtaattaaattattttcgtCTGTCATGTTTCctgtgttttaaatgtgtgttttgtatatgttttaaatgtattttgtgcgtggtgttttctatttgtgtgttttttgtgctttgtgtattgtgttttaattgtgtgtgtgtgtgttttgcatttatgGTTTTTACGTGTATTTTTTCtgtgtaatgtttttaaaatgtgtattttgtctGTAGGCCTGTGTAGTGTGTTccctttgtttgtgtgtgtgttagttttttgtgtatttaatttgtagtttttttttcctttggattttaaatgttttaattgtatttcatgtgtATAGtttctttaaatgtatttgttttgtgctGTAAAAgtgtctgttttaaaatgtgtatgttttataaGTACACTTATGGTGTAagtgtattcataatttatttttaattattttatgtattttttaaatagttaaaacaaaaatctaatgtagataaaatgcattttaattagtACTGATTATCTTGTGCATTTCCCTTTGTCACAGTAAGAAATTTCTGGACTTTTTGAGTGTCTTGAAAGGTGCTGAGATGTAAAAATCAACCACAATGTTTGTAGAGTATTGTCGTCTGAAcgtgtttgtatgttttgcttTGGCAACAGAGGACGCTGCAAAAGCAGAGCGTGACGTACGGCGGCAAGTCCACAGTGAGAGATCGCTCGTCGGGGACCAGCTCCAGCGTTGCCTTCACTCCTCTACAGGTGAACATGTTCGCCAAGTCTCCTTTCCCCGAGTGCCAGCTCGTGTTCAATATTTTCACCATTTCGTCTCATCCGCAGGGATTGGAGATCGTCAACCCGCAAGCTGCGGAGAAAAAGGTGGCCGAAGCCAACCAGAAGTATTTCTCCAACATGGCAGAATTCCTCAAAGTCAAGAAGGAATCCAAGAAGtgaaatcttttttatttttttttatttttgttggcattttaatatcaataaaatatgtaaaggTTTTTTTGTGTTAACTCCATATATGTTGACTCATCAACACAAACCCATGCGATTtgtcaaaagtatttattgaaATGTGTACAATCCTGCTGGAGAACCCTGACATCTCCCATGCAGAGCCGTGACGACTGTCAACACTCGCCTTCCcttcctgaaaaaaatattcatgatTTTCCTTTTGTCAGTTAACACCTCCTCCCAGTAAAATCTTAACCAATCAGCTGCttttacacacaacaaatg
The genomic region above belongs to Phyllopteryx taeniolatus isolate TA_2022b chromosome 6, UOR_Ptae_1.2, whole genome shotgun sequence and contains:
- the prpf31 gene encoding U4/U6 small nuclear ribonucleoprotein Prp31; amino-acid sequence: MSLADELLADLEEAGDEGEDGLYPEGEEGDSDGEASQGRNDRGLEDIPEEMEVDYSKAESVASIAKLRNSKQFSDITEKISGYVGKQRKNSDVSGPVEADPEYRLIVAANNLTVEIDNELNIIHKFTRDKYSKRFPELESLVPDSLDYIRTVKELGNNLEKCKNNETLQQILTNATIMVVSVTASTTQGSLLNELELKQLEESCDMALELNQSKHRIYEYVESRMSFIAPNLSIIVGASTAAKLMGIAGGLTNLSKMPACNLMLLGAQRRTLSGFSSTSLLPHTGFIYHCDVVQTLPPDLRRKAARLVSAKCTLASRVDSFHESSDGKVGYDLKEEIERKFDKWQEPPPVKQVKPLPAPLDGQRKKRGGRRYRKMKERLGLTEIRKHANRMTFAEIEDDAYQEDLGFSLGQLGKSGSGRVRQAQVNDATKARISKSLQRTLQKQSVTYGGKSTVRDRSSGTSSSVAFTPLQGLEIVNPQAAEKKVAEANQKYFSNMAEFLKVKKESKK